A genomic stretch from Nitrospirota bacterium includes:
- a CDS encoding 2-aminoethylphosphonate aminotransferase — VQVYYAFDEALNELLEEGVTNRIQRYKKMATLIRERMAKFGVKALLPVDRQSNTITAYHLPDGVSYQVLHDRLKQQGYVIYAGQGNLENKIFRVANMGALSEAQFGGFLDAFEQVCKSV, encoded by the coding sequence AGTGCAGGTCTACTATGCCTTTGACGAAGCACTCAACGAGCTACTCGAGGAAGGTGTGACCAATCGCATCCAGCGGTACAAGAAGATGGCGACCCTGATTCGTGAGCGAATGGCCAAGTTCGGTGTGAAGGCGCTTCTCCCAGTGGACCGGCAATCGAACACCATCACGGCCTATCACCTGCCGGATGGAGTTTCTTACCAGGTGTTGCATGACCGTCTGAAGCAGCAGGGCTATGTCATTTATGCCGGGCAAGGCAACTTGGAAAACAAGATTTTTCGCGTGGCCAATATGGGGGCACTGTCCGAGGCGCAGTTTGGCGGATTTCTCGACGCCTTCGAACAGGTCTGCAAATCGGTATGA
- a CDS encoding phosphocholine cytidylyltransferase family protein has translation MKAVILAAGVGKRLWEVTQHRPKCLIEIGGRSLLHRYLESLVSVGIRRVEIVVGYKQEMIRAAVEQDCCGVNVTFLVNEQFHRGSISSLWIARTALDDDTIVMDADVLFHPEILRRLVASPCENALLMDETVQQTGEECMVVVAGGRVIALTKNMPERYDYVGEGVGFLRVRHADTSHVVSSLRGYIDRGSWDMEYEDALRPYFQDVRVGYERIGGLPWTEIDFIEDVRKAELEVLPKL, from the coding sequence ATGAAGGCGGTCATTCTGGCAGCGGGAGTCGGAAAGCGTTTGTGGGAAGTGACTCAGCATCGTCCGAAATGCCTCATCGAGATTGGCGGCCGGTCGCTCCTGCATCGCTATCTGGAGTCATTGGTTTCCGTGGGGATTCGCCGGGTGGAGATTGTTGTCGGGTACAAGCAGGAGATGATCCGTGCGGCGGTCGAGCAGGATTGTTGCGGCGTCAACGTCACGTTTTTGGTCAATGAGCAGTTTCATCGGGGCAGTATTTCCTCACTGTGGATCGCACGAACCGCGCTCGACGACGACACCATCGTGATGGATGCCGATGTGCTGTTCCATCCAGAAATCCTACGACGACTCGTGGCGTCACCCTGTGAGAATGCGCTGTTGATGGATGAGACGGTACAGCAAACTGGAGAGGAATGCATGGTGGTCGTGGCCGGGGGCCGAGTAATTGCGCTGACGAAGAATATGCCGGAACGTTACGATTATGTCGGTGAAGGGGTTGGATTTCTTCGGGTTCGGCATGCCGACACGTCTCATGTTGTCTCGTCGCTCCGTGGCTACATCGACCGAGGCTCGTGGGACATGGAGTATGAGGACGCGCTGCGACCATATTTTCAGGACGTGCGGGTTGGCTATGAACGGATTGGGGGGCTGCCCTGGACCGAGATCGATTTCATCGAAGACGTAAGAAAAGCTGAATTGGAAGTTTTGCCAAAACTATGA